The sequence TGAGGTTTGAAGAACAGTAATCGTCATTTTCAAGAACCTAGATGAGAACTATGATTTCAGCTAtgaaaatccccacagacggcgccaaattatttcactcaaaagatattaatatcttttttgaacaaatcaatcaaagatgaaggggtaaatcgtaACTGAAGATAATAAGCTCTAGGATGATAACAATAGAGAGAATAGAGTTGTAAACTTTCTTTTCATTCAAGGTTGGTGAGTTTTACAAAGTGTTCCTCCCTTGTTACAAGGCTCTCATCCCTCCTGAGGAATTCCTTCCAATCGTAGAAACGACATGCAAAGAATCTTTTAAGGAATATTCTCCATATCTCCTAATGGGCTTACTCTACTGTCGAGGTCGTATTGTTCCTTCTTTTACCACAAGGTCGTATCCCTCTGGGCGTCGACTCGCGGGTGCTCGATCGTTTGTCGTGCTCACTGTAGGTCATGATCGGTCAAATTCAGACCCATACAGTATCCGTATTAGACGCTAATTAATTCAGTTTCGTATCTTGTAGGACCTATTAAAATGGGAAATACTATTCATCTCACCAAGTATCCGTTATATATTGTTAaatactctccatcccaatttATATGAGGAAGTTCGGATTTTGAGAGTCAAACGAGTTTTTTTTTACTATAATTTTTTTCATGcttataaatattttgaattattagTTATTGATGGCTTATAATACTTTTTACGTaatttgcaaatatatatatatatatatatatatatatatattgtatatattttgtttcaaaaaatttaaaggTTCTATATCTGAATTCACAATCAAAATTAAGAAGTTTGGCTCTCGAAATAATTGGGACCGGTAGATTATACATTATTTTCAGTGAaaggtcccaacagtactaacGAATTTACAGAAATTCATCAGTTTACCTGTAACAGCGCGAGGAACGGCTTAACGAGTAACGAGTAAAGGAAATGTGGATATGCTTTTCCCTTTTTTCTCAGACCAACATGATAACTTAATAATGGCAAGAATTTTATTACCTAGGTTTATTGCCTTATTGCATAATTTGGGAACAtgtttctctttctatttttattttcaaattcatGCAGAAGACAGTTATATTTATAACAGTGTTTTCACTTTTCCATACATCTTTAAAAATATTTGCTTGTTCTCTTAGTTAATTTGTCATCTCTCTTTATCCATGAAATTTGGTCCTAGAGAGTCAAAGAAGATGcatgaagagtggaggtggagtaggATGGttcgttgtacaagaacaaaagaatatTCAAAACTGTAATAACTATaggtaggggtgtacataggtctggttggttcggattttgcaATTACCAAACCAACCCAAATGTGTCGGGTTATTAagtctaaagaccaaaccaaaccaataaaactggagtttttcaatctcggtttttctcgAATTTTCGGGTTATTCGGTTATGGCATAAGATACAActatatttctttaatcctagtaagatacaactatataaagtattttccaagaaaataatacaaaatatgagatgtgtcatggcattatcctaaaatattcaacaataaagacaataaaattatgtaatataaatattgctaattaaaaagccataataaaaataaacataatctaaaagtactaagtcatgctaaaataaatagactaataagggagtattaattacatgactaaacgctaaaaaaaaaaataggttatgcatttttatcgaaattattgcaaaacaaaaaattgatattcaatacattgtcgtttgtagtattgaattgaatattttttgttagcattaatattgatttgattttggtgtgggcttttgttagcattatttaagttactaatattaatggctataaaacttattggaacactCAAAAATTCTAAGTCCaatcttgaaataataccttaaaagatattAAAATTACggcacaataagtatatttatatattaaatatatctaaaatttctatatatgtaatgacGGGTTGGTTTGGTATcgatttgactttctttagttaaaaccaaaccaaaccaactatggTCGATTTTTTCCTAacaccaaaccaaaccatagtcgggttttttttctcggtttgactcggattatcgggtttgtgcggtttgtcggtttcctttgtacacccctaactaTAGGAATATCAAGTTGTTGAGCCATACGATGAAAATCTGGGATGGGGTGATAGAAGGGATGATGAGGAGGAGTGTGTCCATTTTTGAGAACTTGTTTGGTTTCATGCCGGGTCGATTGACTACTGAAGCCATTCTCCTTGTGAGAAGActggtggagcagtatagggcgatgaagaaggacttgcatatggtgttcattgacctagaAAGCTTATGACAAAGTCCTGAGAGAAGttctatggagatgtttggaggctaagGGAGTGCCAGTAGCATATATTCAAGTGATCCAGGACATGTATGATAGAGCTAAGACACAGGTAAGAACAATAGGAGGGGACTCTGAATACTTCTCGGTtgagatggggttgcatcagggatctgcacttagcccatttttgtttttcttagcaATGGATGCATTGACGCGACACATTCAAGGGAAGGTGCcttggtgcatgttatttgcagatgacatagttctgattgatgagaacatggtggtgttaacgagaggctggaagtcaggagacatacccttgagtctaaaggtttcaagctaACTGAATACTTGGAGTACAAATTCAGCAGTGCTGCCTAGGAAGCGGACGAGGATGTGAAGCATGATACGCAAGTCATTCCCAGGAGAAAgagttttaagtaccttaggTATGTGAGAGTGATGGgaagattgatgaggatgtcacacatcgtagcGGAGCAGAGTGGATGAATTGGAGGCTCGTTTCCGATGTTTTATGCGATAAGAATGTACCGTTGCGACTTAAAAGGGAAGTTCTACAAGGTAGTAGTTAGACCGACTATATTGTATGGGGTAGAGTACTCTCCAGTTAAGAACTACCATATCCAGTAGATGAAAGTAGCGGAGATGAAGATGTTGAAGATGGATGTATGGGCACACGAGGTTAGATAGAGTTAGGAGTGAAGTCATTAGGGACAAGGTTGGAGTGGCTCCTGTGGAGGAAAAGATGCGAGAGGCGAAGCAGAGATTgttcgggcatgttaagaggagaaacATAGATGCCCTGGTCAGGAGGTGTGAGACGATGGCCTTGGGGGGGTAAGAGGAAGAGTAGAGATAGGCCGAAGAAGttttggggagaggtgatcaagagggacatggcgcaacttgagcttactgaggacatgacccttgataggaaggtatgaaggttgagaattagggtagaaggttagtataTAGTTGAGTGTTTCCCTTTTGTCTTCCTTACTTCAAAATTATTAGTGTTAGTATGTCATCCCTTTTACCCTTAGTTTTCTTCCAAATATTTTGTATTGTTAGTACTTGCCATCAGTATCCCTTTAGTTTGATATCATTATATATCTTGCACTGTTATCACTTGTGATAAGTACTTCTTTCATCTTCCCCTTTGTTATCTTGGATTTAGTTTTTTAAGTATCTTGTATTGTTATTACTTGCTATCAGTGTTTCTTACATCTTctctttagccgagggtctctTGAAAATAGCTTCTCTGTCCTtcaagggtaggggtaaggctgcgtacatcctacccttcTCAAATCTCACTTGTGAAAATACAtggaatgttgttgttgttgttgtggagTCAATGTCCTAAGGCAGATTCTGAATTTGAATAAGTACAATATTTATGTTCTAGCCACTAAATCCGTTGCACATTTGCAGATATTGGTTAAGAACTTATATTTGTCAAATTTTTGTAATCTTCCGAATTTGAATTTGATATGTTCAGTATTTACACTCTCACCACTAAGTCTATTGCACATTTGCAGCCATTGGTTCAAACTTATATTTGTcaaaattttgtaattttttacatatatatttatCCTCCATGTAAAAATATTTATCCTCCATGTAAAAATATTGGGCGCCGTTGAACTCGATGGAACtacatttatatttattaatttttatatttattagcTTCTCCCAACCGGGGGCGGAAGGGAATCAGCCGAGCCCTTTTCGCCggaaaaatacattatatatacaaggttaaaataattttatgtatatatagtaaaGGTTGAATCCCCTTCGTTTCTTCGTGTGTTTACCTCTTTACAATTTGAATAGCTTTTGTAAAAATTTTGGCTCCGTCACTGCTCCCAACTAGTAGTAATTGAGCCTATCTGAGACAATCTTTTTCATGTCCTGACGAATGTACAATAAAAAGAGCACAAATTTTGGTATATATATACTGTCATAAATCTCAGAATTGAACACAGATGAACTAAAACTGTAGGAAATCCCTGTGTTTTGGTGCAGCATGCACTGGCCCTTGAGGCTACAAAAGCTGTAACTAAAGTGTAGATGAAAAATACTAAGGCTTCAAGTGAAAATAGTTATATATAAATTGATGAATTGGTGCTTCTCAGTCGGAAAATATCAAAAGGAAACCATAGAAAGCTATCAAGATTATACAACTTTGACCTATTCTTCCCTTCTAAATGTACATACAAGGAGAGGATGGAAGATCTATTGCAATATACAAAAACATATACTTAAGAAGCTAATCATGTCAAGATCTAATATAGGTTAGAAGCTAGTCACTTGCTAAACGTGTGATCGGGCTAATAAGGACCTTCAGGAGCTGTGGTAAGCCCCCCCTGCATCCGTATATAAGAAGTCAACAAGAATGCACCAGCAGAATGCTGAAAATTTGCTGGTGGTTCATTTCAGCCGATCGAGAGGTGCTAGAATTGGTAGAATCGGAATTTAGCTACTGGTCCGAGTTAGGCTTGGATTCAAAGAACTTGGATACAGCTTGATAAAGATTCTCTTCTTCGAATGGTTTTGAGACGTAACCATCCATCCCACACTTGAGGCATTTCTCTAATGTGGCATGAATTACATCCGCGGTCATGGCCAATATTGGCATGTGCCACCTGCGCATTTTTGTAGCTCCATCACAGTTCAATCCTCCATTTAGTTGTTCATTTGTGACGCCCTCTAGATCCCGAATTAGACGTGTAGCCTCAAACCTGCAATTTCAAAAGAATTATGTACTTAGACCtttgttcttttatttctctGAAAGTTCAGCGTTCAGTTACTCTTCTTTTACCCTTGGTACAAAAGCACATTGTCCTAGAACAATCTTTTCATTTAGTAAAACCTGTTTTCCTACTGGAAATGCAGTTTGAATTTCACTGAATTTCAACACCCAAATTGTAGTTTTGAACAAAGAGGTATACAAATGAATGAAATAGCATTTCCCTTTCAAGTTAAAAGTAATCGACATCACTGTCTCGGCAAGGAGGCAGAATGAGCCATACACTAGCACAAGTTTCTAAGAAGTTTATAGAGCTGTGACAGATAAAGTAGCTAAGCAGATGTAGACGCTAGGCGTGGACTATGTACACATATTGATCATCTCTGTTGCTATGTGCACAACAAAGAGCACCAAATTTCTGGTTAAATAACATACTACACCGTGAAGGTTCCCAGGCAAAGACCGAGAGCGTGTTTTGCGGGGGTATTCCTAGATTTTGGAACTCTCAAATGATAGCAACCATCCGAGGTAGGGTAAAAACCTATTATGCTGATTTTAGTTTTAAGCCCATGGAAATAATCTGAGTTTCCAACTTGGACTCAATCAAACAATTGTCTCCCGGATTATTATGCCCAAACTCTTGACGTAAGCATCACAAAATAATAGGCCAAACCTTTTCCTTGAGGCATTACTGACTATCAAGAGCTTCTCTTTTGTCAGTTCAGAAGAGATTTTACTGTGAGACACAGAGTGCAAAGTAATAAAAATAGCAAACAAACTGAATTTAAGTGGAACCACTATGAAGAACATCGCTAGATAAGGACAAACCATAAGTGTAGCACATACCCATCCATTTCTGGCATCTGAATATCCATAAAGCAAGCATCAAAATTGTGTGGTAACTGAAGCAATGAAAGAGCAGCTTTCCCACTTTCAGCACACTCTACGTCAGCCCCAAATTTTTTGAGCGCACCAGCAGCAACCCTGCGATTTACTCTATTATCATCTACCACCAAAATTTTCTTACCACACAATAGGCCACGAAGGGAAGATCCATTGAACATATCTTTTCCCTGGCTCTTGTTGCCCATTCCAATTAGCTGCTTAAGGCATGCAGCCATCATACTTGCTCTAAGAGGTTTCATTATCACCGCAAAACCTACGGCTTTAGCCATTTCATCTTCAGTGTTGGTGATATTAGTTGCCAGGAGGATCATCTTTGGTGACTTGTACACGTGTCCATTTGGTTTGATGCATGGCAAGTGTGAATTTAAGTCAACATCTTCAGATATCCACAAGTCCTTCTCGACCAAAATCATGTCCAGCTTCCTGTCACTGAGGCAAGATACAAATGTTTATTTAATTAATGCATTCAGTCAAAATCACATATCCCATGTAACATTTCTGGACTATTCAGTTCGTTGTTTTTTCCTTTGAGGGAATAGCTTCATCTTTGTTTAGGCTATTCTCCAATAAATTTAAACATCTAGCTAAGCGCTCCTCAAATCCTCATGCAGGGAACTGAATAAGAAAACTCTGGTATTCTATTGGCATTACAAAGATCATCATTTGAGAAATGACAGATTTGAATATATTTCCACATTCAGATATCTTCCTCTATGTTGCCTTATTCAACAACATACTTTAGGTTAAAATAGTTGGCAGGGAAAGTATGCAGAATAACAAGAATGAAATAATAATAGTAAATACGTTTCTGAAAACTTCGATAAGCGAACACATTTACTTTAATTGGTGAAACAGAAAGAAAATCAAACCCCAGTATTTATCGTTCCTGAAACAAATGTCTTTTGTTATTAATTATGTGGAAATTGGACctcctttttctccttttcttgttGATCAATATAAACCCAGTAAATAAAATTCCATTTTCACTAAACAAGATCATAGAGGGCCTACAATGGTCAAAAGCATTAGCGTAGACTCGGTCTAAGATATCAACAATAATAGTAATATGTCCTTGACGGCGTCGAGGTACGATTAATCTAAGTAATAGTCTAATAGTTGCTTGCAGTTCTGAATCGCTTGTTCGACAAAGGATGAAAAACTTACTTGGAAACAAAAGAACCATTTCTCCCAAAAGTAGCAGCTACTTTCTTGATGCTACTGACAACTTCCGCCCGAATACCAAGTCTTTTCAGATGGTATCCTGTTACAGCGGCTCTTACAGGCTTTCCATCAACAATAATAGCATTCAGTCCTTTAAATGAAGTAGGCAAATCATCATAATGAGGTTTTTTCAGATCGCCAACAGAATATTTCTCACATCTTAGGAAGTTAACGGTGAAAGAAAATGTGCTTCCAATCTGGGGACGGCTAATGAAACTTATTTGACCACCCATCAGCTCAACAAGACATTTGCTAATGCTTAATCCAATACCTGTTCCTCCATAGTTTCTAGAGGTTGAACTGTCTGCCTGCATAAATGGAGTGAAAACTCGATCTTGTGCTTTGAAAGGGATCCCAATCCCCGTATCCTCAACACAAAACATTAGAGTGACATTCTGAGAGTGATCATCATTCGCCACCTTACTTGCAGATTCATAATACGAACCATTGCTAGCAACTATATGCTTGTAGGTGTCCCAAGTATTCTGACTGTCAGCAACTTCATAACCACTTAAGGTTTCATAATGATAACCACTAGGAGAAATTACATTTTCAGATACTCCATCCAAGCAGGTATCTTTTTTCGCACCATCTTTTGTTTGTTCAGCCAGATGAACTTGAACAAATATATGCCCTTGTTCAGTGAACTGTCAAAGCAAAAAAAATATCCGTTATCATAACAATTGAAGCAAACACAAATTGCTCATA is a genomic window of Nicotiana tabacum cultivar K326 chromosome 16, ASM71507v2, whole genome shotgun sequence containing:
- the LOC107832200 gene encoding histidine kinase CRE1 isoform X3, which encodes MEIAYVHFCKKTFAEYTARTAFERPLLSGVAYAERVLHSEREEFERQHGWTIKTMEREASPIRDEYSPVIFSQETVSYIESLDMMSGEEDRENIMRARASGKAVLTSPFRLLGSHHLGVVLTFPVYKSKLPQNPTEHERVEATAGYLGGAFDVESLVECLLGQLAANHPIIVNVYDVTNSSDPLIMYGHQNPNGDPTLKHVSKLDFGDPFRKHEMICRYLHEAPISRGAVTTAVFIFIIFLLIGYTGYKSASHINKVEDDFHKMQELKVQAEAADVAKSQFLATVSHEIRTPMNGILGMLALLLDTNLNSTQRDYAQTAQACGKSLITLINEVLDRAKIEAGKLELEAVPFDLRSILDDVLSLFSDESRRKGVELAVFVSDKVPEIVMGDPGRFRQVITNLVGNSVKFTEQGHIFVQVHLAEQTKDGAKKDTCLDGVSENVISPSGYHYETLSGYEVADSQNTWDTYKHIVASNGSYYESASKVANDDHSQNVTLMFCVEDTGIGIPFKAQDRVFTPFMQADSSTSRNYGGTGIGLSISKCLVELMGGQISFISRPQIGSTFSFTVNFLRCEKYSVGDLKKPHYDDLPTSFKGLNAIIVDGKPVRAAVTGYHLKRLGIRAEVVSSIKKVAATFGRNGSFVSNDRKLDMILVEKDLWISEDVDLNSHLPCIKPNGHVYKSPKMILLATNITNTEDEMAKAVGFAVIMKPLRASMMAACLKQLIGMGNKSQGKDMFNGSSLRGLLCGKKILVVDDNRVNRRVAAGALKKFGADVECAESGKAALSLLQLPHNFDACFMDIQMPEMDGFEATRLIRDLEGVTNEQLNGGLNCDGATKMRRWHMPILAMTADVIHATLEKCLKCGMDGYVSKPFEEENLYQAVSKFFESKPNSDQ